A segment of the Acidaminococcales bacterium genome:
CATGAAGCGCAGTCCGGTTGACATCATTCCCGGCAGCGAAGATTGTCCAAGTGCCGTACAAGTATTTTGCAGTTGATACCTTTTAAGTCAGAGCACGATAAAACTCCCAAACGGGGTGAAATATTCGAGGGCGTTTGGCAATGGACAAAAACCTGCCGCCGGCAGCGGCCGATATCGTAAACAGCTTGGGGCTCAAACATGTGCAGGAAGGCATTTATCTCAAACGCGTCTATGAAAGCGCGGCGCTGCCCGGCGAGCGGCGAGCCGTTACTTCGGCTTATGCCCTGGCGGCGGGCATCGCGCCATCGCGCCTGCACCGGCTGGATTGCGACGAATTGTGGCATTTTTACGCCGGGCATCCCCTCAGCATCTATATTTTCGGTCGGGACGGCGTAAGTGTCCGGGCGCTGGGCGCAAATATCGCCCGGGGGGAAAATCCCCTCATCGCCATACCACGCGGCGCCATCTTCGGCGCGGCGGTAGCGGGCCCGGGCGACTGGTGCCTGTTCGGCTGCACTTGCGCGCCGGGATTCCAGCAGGAGGGCTGCGAGTTTTTCGCGGCCGGTTCCCCCGCGCTCGCCCCCTTTGCCGAACACGCGGCATTGATCAAGCTTTTAACGGAAAAATAACGCCCCCGCGCCGCGAAAACCCGCGGCCGGCTTCCCGGCGGAAACTGAAAAATGGGCTTTTGCGGTCATAGGGAGAAAAAAGAAACCGCCCCGGCAGGGGCGGCGGGAAGATCTATTTTGCATAAATTTGGTACTAAATGCGCGTTTCCCAATTCTCTGGCAGGAAAATAGGGCGACTGAAAATTATTTGAAAGAAAAGCAATGCCCCTACGGACTGCCCTCAGAGGCATTGTTGTCGGAGACGCAAGTAAACTTTGGGCGCTTTATAAAGAAGGGGGGAGGGGATCGCCCCCGCATAGCGAGGAACGCGCTTCCGTTGGGATGCGGTTTTAAAAAGAAAAATTGCCAGCCCGAGCTGACAATTCCCCGCTTGGGTCGGTGTACACAAAGCACACTTAACATAACGTCAAGCACCAAGCGTATACAGTACATTTCTGTCTGTACTTAGAATTATAAAACATTTTTATGGCAATGTCAAGGCTTTATGTTCTTGCATTAAATATATATTTTCCTTGTCGTCAGAACAATAGCAGTGCCATATTTTGTTTGCAAGAATGTCGCTGGCCTGTATTAGATAGTTTGACTTTGAATCGCAATAGTGAACTTCTATGTTTAATTTGCCGAAAAATACTGGCGGATGGATTTTCTCATAATTATAGCTTATTATGCCATGTTTAAACTCTTCAAGAACGGATTCTCTAAAAGAATAGAAACCATTAGTAGATGTAAGTTGTTCGTCAATAGATATAGTAATATGAGTGTCTGCATCCTGAGATATAGTATTTTTTCTTATTAAGTCGAAAATTTTTTCTTTTATAATTATCTTCAAAACGTAGTCTTTATATCGGCATATAGCTTTTTTATTGTCGAGAATACGGCCATATACCTGACCAATATGTATCCCTACTGAAAAAGTTTCATGTTTTTCGAGAACCTTATACAATGCCCGCTTATGTGTATTTGATAATGTGTACGCTTTCAATTCGCCCTTCTGCGAAATACATTTGCTAATTTTTTTATGGGCGCTTATATATTTGCGTTTTGCATCATCCAGTTCTTCTTTGCTGTTGAAAACATAACCGGCATAAACAAAGTATCCACTCTTTTCATTTCTATGTAGTGTTCCCGAATCATCCACAAAGAAATATAGTTTCTGTGTAATTTCAAACACCCCTATATTTTAAATAATATCAGGCACATAAAATATTGTAAAGATACTAAGGGAGTGCGATACCCATTGACAAGAAAATCCTTGTGGC
Coding sequences within it:
- a CDS encoding DUF3800 domain-containing protein, with translation MFEITQKLYFFVDDSGTLHRNEKSGYFVYAGYVFNSKEELDDAKRKYISAHKKISKCISQKGELKAYTLSNTHKRALYKVLEKHETFSVGIHIGQVYGRILDNKKAICRYKDYVLKIIIKEKIFDLIRKNTISQDADTHITISIDEQLTSTNGFYSFRESVLEEFKHGIISYNYEKIHPPVFFGKLNIEVHYCDSKSNYLIQASDILANKIWHCYCSDDKENIYLMQEHKALTLP
- a CDS encoding cupin domain-containing protein — protein: MDKNLPPAAADIVNSLGLKHVQEGIYLKRVYESAALPGERRAVTSAYALAAGIAPSRLHRLDCDELWHFYAGHPLSIYIFGRDGVSVRALGANIARGENPLIAIPRGAIFGAAVAGPGDWCLFGCTCAPGFQQEGCEFFAAGSPALAPFAEHAALIKLLTEK